In Candidatus Hamiltonella defensa 5AT (Acyrthosiphon pisum), one genomic interval encodes:
- a CDS encoding helix-turn-helix domain-containing protein encodes MKSTLAQCLNFAMQSRNFSQGTLAKASRVSQSTIFKLTKGTSKGSKKIVDIAHALKVNPDWLARGVGEMEGESISSFISPSDSSNEVRVWNKEGETENIVNLPEGKSVSTWRAYILDRNSGCKEAPVGSIVIVDTAVKPRASDLVVAMISDMISVYRFLPSNGPGLLSVDDKKVPLFDLSESVNLLGLLFFFFVI; translated from the coding sequence ATGAAAAGTACACTTGCCCAGTGTCTGAATTTTGCCATGCAATCCAGAAACTTCAGTCAGGGTACCCTCGCCAAGGCATCAAGAGTTTCTCAGTCTACTATTTTTAAATTAACTAAAGGCACCTCAAAAGGTTCTAAAAAAATTGTAGACATTGCTCATGCGTTAAAAGTGAATCCTGATTGGCTTGCGCGGGGTGTAGGGGAAATGGAAGGAGAAAGTATTTCCTCTTTTATTTCTCCTTCTGATTCATCTAACGAAGTACGTGTTTGGAATAAAGAAGGGGAAACAGAAAATATCGTGAACCTTCCTGAAGGAAAGTCGGTTTCTACCTGGCGTGCTTATATTCTTGATCGTAATAGTGGTTGCAAAGAAGCTCCGGTTGGTTCCATAGTAATTGTGGATACGGCGGTTAAGCCAAGAGCAAGCGACCTGGTGGTCGCTATGATTTCGGATATGATTTCCGTTTATCGATTTTTACCCAGTAACGGGCCTGGATTATTATCTGTTGATGACAAAAAAGTTCCTTTGTTTGATTTGTCTGAATCGGTGAACTTATTGGGGTTGCTGTTTTTCTTTTTCGTGATTTAA
- the glmM gene encoding phosphoglucosamine mutase, with protein sequence MHHRKYFGTDGIRGKVGDMPITPDFFLKLGWAAGKILARQDSRKIIIGKDTRISGYMLESALEAGLAAAGFSALLTGPMPTPAIAYLTRTFRAEAGIVISASHNPFYDNGIKFFDINGSKLSDSLEEAIEAQLEKPLTCVESAQLGKARRIVDAAGRYIEFCKGTFPSEFNLKNFKIVVDCSNGATYHIAPSVLKELGATVISIACEPNGLNINKECGATNIGMLQKSVLAEQADLGIALDGDGDRLIMVDHLGNKVDGDQIVYLIAKEACRQQQLKGGVVGTLMSNMGLELALQRLKIPFIRAKVGDRYVLEKMQKHGYRIGAENSGHIILLDKTTTGDGMIAALQVFKVIIQNQMTLHELCSEIKLLPQVLVNFSFSGNKNVLQSDAIASLVKKVESTLAGRGRILLRTSGTEPVIRVMIEADQEEHFIKTLAEEVAEKIKKSLY encoded by the coding sequence ATGCATCATCGCAAATATTTTGGTACGGATGGCATTCGGGGAAAGGTAGGAGATATGCCGATCACCCCTGATTTTTTCTTAAAATTAGGTTGGGCAGCAGGCAAAATTTTAGCCCGTCAAGATTCGCGTAAAATTATCATCGGCAAGGACACACGTATTTCTGGTTACATGTTGGAATCTGCTTTAGAAGCAGGGTTAGCCGCCGCGGGGTTTTCTGCTCTATTAACAGGCCCGATGCCCACACCTGCCATTGCTTACTTGACTCGCACTTTTCGAGCGGAGGCAGGCATTGTCATTTCAGCCTCTCATAATCCTTTCTATGATAATGGGATTAAATTTTTTGATATTAATGGCAGCAAGCTCTCTGATAGCCTGGAAGAAGCCATTGAAGCACAACTAGAAAAGCCCCTCACCTGTGTTGAATCTGCTCAATTAGGCAAAGCCCGCCGAATTGTCGACGCGGCAGGCCGTTACATTGAATTTTGTAAAGGCACTTTTCCAAGCGAATTCAATTTAAAAAATTTTAAAATAGTGGTCGATTGTTCAAATGGGGCTACTTATCACATTGCGCCGAGTGTGCTTAAAGAGCTAGGTGCAACGGTGATTTCTATTGCTTGTGAACCAAATGGGTTAAATATTAACAAAGAATGTGGTGCCACCAATATCGGCATGTTACAAAAAAGCGTGCTAGCAGAACAGGCTGATCTAGGAATAGCACTAGATGGAGACGGTGATCGGCTGATCATGGTGGATCACCTGGGTAACAAAGTGGATGGTGATCAAATAGTTTATCTTATTGCTAAAGAAGCCTGTCGTCAGCAGCAATTAAAAGGGGGTGTTGTTGGAACGCTCATGAGTAACATGGGGTTAGAACTTGCTCTTCAAAGATTGAAAATTCCTTTCATCAGAGCCAAGGTCGGTGATCGCTACGTTTTAGAAAAAATGCAAAAACACGGTTATCGTATTGGAGCTGAAAATTCAGGCCATATCATTTTATTGGATAAAACCACCACAGGAGACGGTATGATAGCGGCTTTGCAAGTGTTTAAAGTGATCATTCAAAATCAAATGACCTTGCATGAGCTTTGTAGTGAAATAAAGTTATTGCCACAAGTATTGGTTAATTTTTCTTTTTCTGGCAACAAAAATGTTTTGCAATCTGATGCAATAGCCTCTTTGGTCAAAAAAGTGGAATCTACCTTGGCAGGAAGGGGCCGAATCTTATTACGTACATCAGGCACTGAGCCTGTGATCCGCGTAATGATTGAAGCTGATCAAGAGGAGCATTTCATAAAAACATTAGCTGAAGAAGTGGCTGAGAAAATAAAAAAGAGTTTGTACTAA
- the ftsH gene encoding ATP-dependent zinc metalloprotease FtsH has protein sequence MSDMAKNLVLWLVIAVILMSIFQSFGPGESKSPTVDYSTFISDLTHDQVLGVRINGREIDVNKKDNTKYITFIPINDPKLLDTLLTKNVKVIAQPPEETSLLTSIFISWFPMLLLIGVWIFFMRQMQGGGGKGAMSFGKSKARMLSEDQVKTSFADVAGCDEAKEEVSELVQYLREPGRFQKLGGKIPTGILLVGPPGTGKTLLAKAIAGEANVPFFSISGSDFVEMFVGVGASRVRDMFEKAKKASPCIIFIDEIDAVGRQRGAGLGGGHDEREQTLNQMLVEMDGFEGNEGVIVIAATNRPDVLDPALLRPGRFDRQVVVGLPDVRGREQILKVHMRRVPLDIDVNASVIARGTPGFSGADLANLVNEAALFAARFKKRVVCMSEFEKAKDKIMMGAERRSMVMTEEQKEATAYHEAGHAIIGRLVPEHDPVHKVTIIPRGRALGVTFFLPEGDAISASRQKLESQISTLYGGRLAEEIIYGTEQVSTGASNDIKVATSIARNMVTQWGFSEKLGPLLYSEEDGEVFIGRSVGKSKHISDKTACIIDEEIKSLIERNYNRARELLMANLDILHSMKDALMKYETIDAPQIDDLMNRTTVRIPAGWDDNIDTSSENDDSSKSEEKPDPPLFSDKKNTDGSNVG, from the coding sequence TTGAGTGATATGGCAAAAAATTTGGTTCTTTGGTTAGTGATTGCAGTTATTTTAATGTCAATATTCCAAAGTTTTGGTCCCGGTGAATCAAAATCCCCAACAGTTGATTATTCCACTTTTATATCTGATCTGACTCATGATCAGGTTCTTGGTGTCCGTATTAATGGTCGAGAAATTGACGTTAATAAAAAAGATAACACGAAATATATTACCTTTATCCCGATTAATGATCCTAAACTTTTAGATACTTTGCTGACTAAAAACGTCAAGGTCATTGCTCAACCGCCCGAAGAAACCAGTTTACTGACTTCTATTTTTATTTCTTGGTTTCCGATGTTATTGCTGATTGGTGTTTGGATATTTTTCATGCGCCAAATGCAGGGTGGGGGAGGAAAAGGGGCGATGTCTTTTGGTAAAAGTAAAGCCAGAATGCTGAGTGAAGATCAGGTTAAGACCTCTTTTGCAGATGTGGCAGGTTGTGATGAAGCCAAAGAAGAAGTCAGCGAATTGGTTCAATACTTACGTGAGCCTGGGCGTTTCCAAAAATTGGGCGGAAAAATTCCAACCGGTATTTTGTTGGTAGGCCCTCCGGGAACAGGTAAAACTCTGCTGGCAAAAGCCATCGCAGGGGAAGCAAATGTTCCTTTTTTCAGTATTTCAGGATCTGATTTCGTCGAAATGTTTGTAGGTGTTGGGGCGTCTCGTGTTCGTGACATGTTTGAGAAAGCGAAGAAAGCCTCACCCTGTATCATTTTTATTGATGAAATTGATGCTGTGGGTCGTCAGCGTGGTGCCGGCTTAGGTGGTGGGCATGATGAACGTGAACAAACCTTAAATCAAATGTTAGTCGAAATGGATGGCTTCGAAGGTAACGAAGGCGTCATCGTGATTGCTGCAACCAATAGACCCGATGTGCTTGATCCCGCTTTGTTACGTCCAGGTCGTTTTGATAGACAGGTGGTGGTTGGTTTACCAGATGTTCGTGGACGTGAGCAAATTTTAAAAGTTCATATGCGGCGTGTCCCTCTTGATATTGATGTGAATGCCTCTGTTATTGCACGAGGAACGCCTGGTTTTTCTGGCGCGGACTTAGCCAATTTAGTGAATGAAGCGGCCTTATTTGCGGCACGTTTTAAAAAACGTGTGGTTTGTATGAGCGAGTTTGAAAAAGCCAAAGACAAAATTATGATGGGTGCTGAGCGTCGTTCTATGGTCATGACGGAAGAACAAAAAGAAGCGACGGCTTATCATGAGGCAGGACATGCGATCATAGGCCGCTTGGTTCCAGAGCATGATCCGGTTCATAAAGTCACCATTATTCCTCGGGGTAGAGCATTAGGCGTGACATTTTTTCTTCCAGAAGGCGATGCCATCAGTGCAAGTCGTCAGAAACTGGAAAGTCAAATTTCCACCCTTTACGGTGGCCGTCTCGCTGAAGAAATTATCTATGGTACAGAGCAGGTATCCACCGGTGCTTCTAATGACATTAAAGTTGCCACTTCCATTGCACGGAACATGGTCACTCAGTGGGGTTTTTCGGAAAAGTTAGGACCTTTACTATATTCAGAAGAAGATGGAGAAGTCTTCATCGGGCGCTCAGTAGGAAAAAGTAAGCATATTTCCGATAAAACGGCCTGTATTATTGACGAAGAAATCAAATCACTCATTGAACGTAACTATAATCGTGCTCGTGAATTATTGATGGCAAATCTGGATATATTGCATTCTATGAAAGATGCTTTGATGAAATATGAAACCATTGATGCTCCACAAATTGACGATCTTATGAATCGTACGACGGTACGTATACCTGCAGGTTGGGACGATAATATTGACACCTCTTCTGAAAATGACGATTCTTCAAAATCTGAAGAAAAACCAGATCCCCCTCTCTTTTCAGATAAAAAGAATACAGACGGGTCTAATGTGGGCTAA
- the greA gene encoding transcription elongation factor GreA, protein MTQIPMTLRGAEKLREELQHLKSVLRPQIIAAIAEAREHGDLKENAEYHAAREQQGFCEGRIQEIESKLSHAQIIDVTKIANKGIVIFGATVTVLNTHSEEKKIYQIVGDDEANFKKDLISVNSPIARGLIAKKISDVAVIHTPGGEVEYEILDVKYC, encoded by the coding sequence ATGACACAGATCCCTATGACGCTACGTGGCGCAGAGAAATTACGCGAAGAACTTCAGCATCTAAAGAGTGTCCTTCGCCCTCAGATCATCGCAGCTATCGCAGAGGCTCGTGAGCATGGTGATTTAAAAGAGAATGCGGAATACCATGCAGCTCGTGAGCAACAAGGATTTTGTGAGGGCCGTATTCAGGAAATTGAATCAAAATTATCTCACGCTCAAATTATTGATGTTACTAAAATAGCCAACAAAGGTATCGTTATTTTCGGCGCAACAGTGACCGTATTGAATACTCATTCAGAAGAAAAAAAAATCTATCAAATTGTGGGTGATGATGAAGCGAATTTCAAAAAAGATCTTATTTCTGTTAACTCCCCCATCGCGCGAGGTTTAATTGCTAAAAAAATCAGTGATGTTGCGGTGATTCACACCCCGGGCGGTGAGGTCGAATACGAAATTCTTGATGTTAAATATTGTTAG
- the rlmE gene encoding 23S rRNA (uridine(2552)-2'-O)-methyltransferase RlmE, translating into MSSKKRSASSRRWLQEHFNDKYVIEAQKKKLRSRAWFKLDEIDNTDKIFKRGMFVLDLGAAPGGWSQYVVNKVGLKGKVIALDLLPMDSILGVEFLQGDFREKSILKRLLNCIGDKKIDVVISDMAPNMTGISSVDIPKSMHLAELAFDISRDILIPGGSFLVKVFQGEGFEQYLREMRSLFKKVKVRKPDASRIRSREVYIVATGLK; encoded by the coding sequence ATGTCCAGTAAAAAGCGTTCAGCCAGTTCCCGCCGCTGGTTACAAGAACATTTTAATGATAAATATGTGATTGAGGCTCAGAAAAAAAAATTACGATCACGCGCTTGGTTTAAACTTGATGAAATTGACAATACCGATAAAATTTTCAAAAGAGGTATGTTTGTTCTCGATTTAGGCGCTGCACCTGGAGGCTGGTCACAATATGTGGTCAATAAAGTGGGTCTTAAAGGCAAAGTGATTGCCCTTGATTTACTCCCCATGGATTCAATCTTGGGAGTAGAGTTTTTGCAGGGTGATTTTCGAGAGAAATCTATATTAAAACGCCTTTTAAATTGTATTGGAGATAAAAAAATAGATGTTGTTATCTCTGATATGGCCCCCAATATGACAGGAATATCCTCAGTAGATATACCAAAATCGATGCATCTCGCCGAGTTAGCCTTCGACATATCTCGTGATATACTCATACCCGGCGGGAGTTTTTTGGTCAAAGTGTTTCAGGGAGAGGGGTTTGAACAATATTTAAGGGAAATGCGTTCTCTCTTTAAAAAAGTTAAAGTACGTAAACCAGATGCTTCACGAATAAGATCACGTGAAGTTTACATTGTAGCGACAGGTCTAAAATGA
- a CDS encoding YqaJ viral recombinase family protein, which produces MAKTRAGVAASRARYQAELICERLTGQREEGFVTAAMRRGTELEPEARDLYRLYSGNEVKEVGLIPHPTLPDFAASPDGLVNPEGLLEIKCPNAWAHLELLDPRFPPELAYFQVRVHVDPVLNEEIEQAVPAFLNEIEKEIECI; this is translated from the coding sequence ATGGCCAAAACCAGAGCGGGGGTTGCCGCCTCGCGGGCACGATATCAGGCCGAGCTGATTTGCGAACGTCTGACCGGGCAACGGGAAGAGGGGTTTGTCACGGCGGCCATGAGAAGAGGCACGGAGTTAGAGCCTGAGGCCCGAGACCTGTACCGCCTGTATTCCGGGAACGAAGTGAAAGAAGTGGGACTGATACCCCATCCGACCCTCCCTGATTTTGCCGCCAGTCCGGACGGGCTGGTCAATCCAGAGGGATTGCTGGAAATCAAATGCCCGAATGCTTGGGCACACCTGGAACTCCTTGACCCTCGCTTCCCGCCTGAGCTCGCCTACTTTCAAGTCCGAGTTCATGTTGACCCCGTGTTGAACGAAGAAATTGAACAGGCCGTGCCCGCATTTCTCAATGAAATAGAGAAAGAAATTGAGTGTATATGA
- a CDS encoding CyaA/EF/ExoY family adenylyl cyclase toxin — MAIAKTNNMLDIINNKNSLKSNKIQLNSSLLKPMSVSNSPENLSKNVLNSELNVSLKDEAHIDDGKKLNIDKITKLCQEQKVGIVPEHLIELQILAQKKNCIISIRPVDLMATDLIRDGHPTKGFKIKGKSANWGPQTAFICVNQALSKLADQPQKTLNKFNTAVQECLDQKNAKEVDLKITKNRIELLEKEGIVYEVEKNDSGAITKLKAKTSENVEHEFTLNPCDEGSELYLVNYNGAPVKVLSSVGNNEKPLTADYDILMIAPSIEDFGSKDNLAVPDVARTIVDHRMAIYNNKKTNKTETSSLEKYLDSTNPIKIKKRHPDKIKETVNSTINKLFSKLKPDFNSFNAREDKDIGNATPRMSEMIDEINMCLVGARGEKVVHHSSDTGNPVSDPTANFPATFALPKSMGRFDEICVIKDQNELKDMVQLLKDEGYHVPLNPLWEEDVTNIPASYFTAAKKVFLSN, encoded by the coding sequence ATGGCAATAGCTAAAACTAATAATATGTTGGATATTATTAATAATAAAAATTCACTAAAATCTAATAAAATTCAATTAAATTCAAGCCTGCTTAAACCTATGTCTGTATCAAACTCGCCTGAAAATTTGTCAAAAAATGTACTAAATAGTGAATTGAATGTTTCACTAAAGGATGAAGCTCACATAGATGACGGCAAAAAATTGAATATTGATAAAATCACAAAATTATGCCAAGAACAAAAGGTCGGTATTGTGCCAGAGCATCTCATAGAATTGCAAATTTTGGCGCAAAAGAAAAATTGTATTATCTCTATTCGTCCTGTTGATTTGATGGCAACAGATCTGATAAGGGATGGTCATCCGACTAAAGGGTTTAAGATAAAAGGGAAAAGCGCAAACTGGGGGCCACAAACAGCTTTTATTTGTGTCAATCAAGCATTAAGTAAGCTGGCAGATCAGCCACAAAAGACGCTCAATAAATTTAATACGGCGGTACAAGAGTGTTTAGATCAAAAAAATGCTAAGGAAGTAGATTTAAAGATAACAAAAAATCGGATTGAATTACTTGAAAAAGAAGGCATTGTCTACGAAGTAGAAAAAAATGATTCGGGGGCTATTACTAAATTAAAAGCCAAAACATCAGAAAACGTAGAGCATGAATTTACACTAAATCCTTGCGATGAAGGGTCTGAATTATACTTGGTCAATTACAATGGAGCACCGGTTAAAGTACTGAGTTCAGTGGGGAACAATGAAAAACCACTGACAGCTGATTATGATATTTTGATGATTGCCCCTTCAATAGAGGATTTCGGTTCTAAGGATAATTTAGCTGTGCCGGATGTTGCAAGAACAATTGTTGATCACAGAATGGCGATTTACAATAATAAAAAAACAAATAAGACGGAAACTTCTTCACTAGAGAAGTATTTAGATTCGACTAATCCAATAAAAATCAAAAAACGTCATCCGGATAAGATTAAAGAAACTGTCAATAGTACAATCAATAAATTATTTAGTAAGCTTAAGCCTGATTTTAATAGCTTCAATGCAAGAGAAGACAAAGACATTGGTAATGCTACGCCACGTATGAGTGAGATGATCGATGAAATTAATATGTGTCTGGTTGGTGCAAGAGGTGAGAAGGTTGTGCACCATAGCAGCGATACAGGTAACCCTGTAAGTGATCCAACAGCAAATTTCCCTGCTACATTTGCACTACCTAAAAGTATGGGGAGGTTTGATGAAATCTGTGTTATAAAAGACCAAAATGAGTTAAAAGATATGGTGCAGCTGTTAAAAGATGAGGGCTATCATGTGCCATTAAATCCACTTTGGGAAGAAGATGTAACAAACATACCTGCTTCATATTTTACAGCCGCTAAAAAAGTTTTTTTATCTAATTAA
- the djlA gene encoding co-chaperone DjlA yields MLYWGKWFGALLGFLSGLGFWGVLLGFFIGNIVDLRLRTRNQHFFSDQKNRQSLFFCTTFQVMGHITKSKGRVTETDIQLATTLMDRMQLHGEARAAAQAAFREGKENDFPLRKKLQQLRGICLGRVDLIKMFLEIQFQAAFSDGILHPNERQVLYVISEELGISQRQFHQFLNMMESGSQFGHKNWYQHATYSSSGRSSQNGQAPTLSDACKVLGVNVNDNSATIKRAYRKLMSENHPDKLIAKGLPPEMMEIAKEKTQKIQAAYNFIKREKGFK; encoded by the coding sequence ATGCTGTATTGGGGAAAATGGTTTGGGGCTTTGTTGGGATTTTTATCTGGCCTTGGTTTCTGGGGTGTATTATTAGGTTTTTTTATTGGAAATATTGTAGATCTCAGGTTAAGAACCAGAAATCAACATTTTTTTTCTGATCAAAAAAATCGACAATCTCTATTTTTTTGCACCACTTTCCAAGTCATGGGGCATATCACAAAATCCAAAGGACGCGTCACTGAAACCGATATTCAGCTCGCGACAACATTGATGGATAGAATGCAATTACATGGTGAAGCACGGGCCGCCGCTCAGGCTGCATTTCGTGAAGGCAAAGAAAATGATTTTCCTTTAAGAAAAAAATTACAGCAATTACGGGGCATCTGCTTAGGGCGGGTCGATTTAATTAAAATGTTTTTGGAAATTCAATTTCAAGCCGCTTTTTCTGATGGCATTCTCCACCCTAATGAGCGTCAAGTGCTGTATGTTATTTCCGAGGAGCTGGGCATTTCTCAAAGACAGTTTCATCAATTTCTCAATATGATGGAAAGTGGCAGCCAATTTGGGCACAAAAACTGGTATCAGCATGCAACCTATTCTTCTTCTGGGCGCAGCTCACAAAACGGGCAAGCACCGACATTATCCGATGCCTGTAAAGTGCTTGGTGTGAACGTCAATGACAACAGTGCTACTATTAAACGCGCCTACCGAAAACTGATGAGTGAAAATCATCCTGATAAATTGATAGCAAAAGGGCTACCTCCTGAGATGATGGAAATAGCCAAAGAAAAAACGCAAAAAATTCAAGCTGCCTATAATTTTATTAAACGTGAAAAAGGCTTTAAGTGA
- a CDS encoding YajQ family cyclic di-GMP-binding protein, giving the protein MPSFDIVSEIDTQEVRNAVENATRDLSTRWDFRHVTARFEFDEKQKSIKVTSESDFQVKQMLEIISEKLAKRGIEGGALDISAEILHSGKTYSLDAKLKQGIESLKAKKLVKLIKDSKLKVQAQIQGEQVRVTGKSRNDLQAVMALIRTGDLGQPFQFNNFRD; this is encoded by the coding sequence ATGCCTTCTTTTGATATTGTGTCTGAAATTGATACACAAGAAGTTCGTAATGCGGTTGAAAACGCTACCCGTGATCTGTCCACTCGTTGGGATTTTCGTCATGTCACCGCTCGTTTTGAATTTGATGAAAAACAAAAAAGCATCAAAGTGACCAGTGAATCTGATTTTCAAGTGAAACAGATGCTTGAAATCATCTCTGAAAAACTCGCAAAAAGAGGGATTGAAGGCGGGGCTTTGGATATTTCCGCAGAGATTTTGCACAGTGGAAAAACCTATAGCCTGGATGCCAAATTGAAACAAGGGATTGAGTCTTTAAAAGCCAAAAAATTAGTGAAGCTCATTAAAGACAGTAAATTAAAAGTGCAAGCTCAAATTCAGGGTGAACAGGTAAGGGTGACAGGTAAATCGCGCAACGATCTGCAAGCGGTAATGGCTTTAATTCGCACTGGAGATCTGGGTCAACCTTTTCAATTTAATAATTTTCGAGATTAG
- the folP gene encoding dihydropteroate synthase translates to MDFSIGKHRLDLLCPKVMGILNITPDSFSDGGSYYSFEQASQHAEKMISAGADIIDIGGESTRPGAIPVTEQEELDRVIPFLEYLAKRFNTLLSVDTSKPAVMLEAKKAGAHMINDVFALRKPGALEAAAETELPICLMHMQGHPENMQQSPRYEDVLSEVNAFFEENIERCLSVGIPKNKLLIDPGFGFGKSLTHNYQLLANLEKFQHFHLPMLVGMSRKSMIDGRPGILPKEKVIGSIACAVIAAMKGAHIIRVHDVKETVEALHIVNRTKTQIIKNE, encoded by the coding sequence ATGGATTTTTCTATTGGAAAACACAGATTGGATCTGTTATGCCCAAAAGTGATGGGGATTTTAAATATTACGCCTGATTCATTTTCGGATGGCGGATCTTATTATAGTTTTGAACAAGCCTCACAACATGCAGAAAAAATGATATCTGCAGGGGCAGATATCATTGATATAGGAGGAGAGTCAACCCGACCTGGGGCAATTCCAGTCACTGAGCAAGAAGAGCTTGATAGAGTGATACCTTTTTTAGAATATTTAGCAAAACGCTTTAACACCCTGCTTTCCGTAGATACATCAAAACCCGCTGTGATGCTTGAAGCTAAAAAAGCGGGGGCTCATATGATCAACGATGTTTTTGCACTCAGAAAGCCAGGTGCTTTAGAAGCCGCAGCAGAAACAGAGTTACCTATTTGTCTCATGCACATGCAAGGTCATCCCGAAAATATGCAACAATCCCCTCGTTATGAGGATGTGCTATCTGAGGTCAATGCTTTTTTTGAAGAGAATATTGAACGCTGTCTTTCGGTGGGCATCCCAAAAAATAAATTGTTGATCGACCCAGGTTTTGGCTTTGGTAAAAGTTTAACTCATAATTATCAATTACTTGCAAATTTAGAAAAATTTCAGCATTTTCATTTACCGATGCTGGTTGGGATGTCAAGAAAATCCATGATTGACGGACGGCCTGGTATTCTTCCAAAAGAAAAAGTGATTGGCAGCATTGCTTGTGCCGTCATTGCAGCGATGAAAGGAGCACATATCATTAGGGTACATGATGTTAAAGAAACAGTTGAAGCCCTACATATTGTGAATCGAACGAAAACTCAAATAATAAAAAACGAGTAA
- a CDS encoding HlyD family type I secretion periplasmic adaptor subunit translates to MNRKQTDTLMMMMIMSLIIIIAASIIKVNSVIHGQGMITNRDNTQFISLSKGGVIEKIYVSEGESVKRGALLAKVINLDLRKEYERLKAQKAFLVKDIEELTSLLNKNAVEDFSAWQDISLIKNKELSANIELVKSQIHTKTLKLGSLESEITGMKMQLKGKKEQVALLGEEVDILHPLVKKGITSYTNYLNKKQAFIKLKSEMDETENNIILKKNDSHLVKNEIRALDNELRLSLSRQLSKDQQELNLMSTPLKIFEQQIEEENVRAPVNGVIYKINKSASTQGGVIQAADLLFEIKPSVNTMQAEIKVNPKYRDQLYVGEQALVDILSLVKAKGKFYQASIEKISPDSYEENTNGSVQRYYKVIISFNVKNEDMDWLKPGMAVDARVVTGKHSIMSYLISPLTKGISHVFSEPVHLTQYNKP, encoded by the coding sequence ATGAACAGGAAACAAACTGACACCCTGATGATGATGATGATAATGAGCCTGATCATTATCATCGCCGCTTCTATTATCAAAGTAAATTCGGTGATTCATGGCCAAGGCATGATAACGAACCGTGATAACACTCAATTTATTTCCTTATCAAAAGGCGGCGTGATTGAGAAAATCTATGTTTCAGAAGGGGAAAGCGTTAAAAGGGGCGCTCTCCTTGCTAAAGTGATCAACCTCGATTTAAGAAAGGAATATGAACGATTAAAAGCCCAGAAAGCATTTTTAGTGAAAGACATTGAGGAGCTGACGTCGCTTTTAAATAAGAATGCGGTAGAAGATTTTTCTGCGTGGCAAGACATCAGCTTAATAAAAAATAAAGAGTTGTCAGCGAATATTGAATTAGTGAAAAGTCAAATTCATACGAAAACGCTCAAGCTGGGTTCGCTTGAATCTGAAATTACGGGGATGAAAATGCAACTGAAAGGGAAAAAAGAACAGGTTGCACTTCTGGGTGAAGAGGTGGATATATTGCACCCTTTGGTAAAAAAAGGGATCACGTCGTATACGAATTATCTGAATAAAAAGCAGGCATTTATTAAGTTAAAATCAGAGATGGACGAGACGGAAAATAACATTATTTTAAAAAAAAATGACAGTCATTTAGTGAAAAATGAAATTCGAGCCCTGGATAACGAATTACGGCTGTCATTATCCCGTCAACTGTCAAAAGATCAGCAAGAGCTGAATTTGATGAGCACGCCGTTAAAAATTTTTGAGCAACAAATAGAGGAAGAAAATGTTCGAGCTCCGGTCAATGGGGTGATTTATAAAATTAATAAAAGCGCTTCAACTCAAGGGGGGGTTATCCAGGCGGCAGATCTGTTATTCGAGATCAAACCTTCGGTCAATACCATGCAAGCAGAGATAAAAGTGAATCCTAAATATCGTGATCAACTCTATGTAGGTGAACAGGCGCTGGTGGATATCTTGTCTCTGGTGAAAGCCAAGGGGAAATTTTATCAAGCCAGCATTGAAAAAATCAGCCCGGATTCTTACGAGGAGAACACAAATGGGAGTGTGCAGCGTTATTACAAAGTCATCATTAGTTTTAATGTCAAAAATGAAGACATGGATTGGTTAAAACCTGGTATGGCGGTTGATGCCAGAGTGGTGACAGGAAAACACTCGATTATGTCCTATCTTATTTCACCTTTAACAAAAGGAATCAGTCATGTTTTCTCAGAACCGGTACATTTAACGCAATATAACAAACCTTAA